In Ruania zhangjianzhongii, the following proteins share a genomic window:
- a CDS encoding type VII secretion target: MGGGEVTVDTEMVRADAGVWDQVGQSYSQAASQADGLSLASADFSFLGGGAHSAYVNFQSTVSALLRDGGTQSTAMADALRSTAAEYDQADEKAEQEKRKKEGEIGCHRGDGTDTGGGTGTDTGGGTGTDTGGGTGGGTGGGTGGGSGGGTGGGTGGGTGGGTGGGGGTPELEDSETSIDGEVEGGVVGGGSGGGTGGGTEGEDTRTPAELEQDADKSDEQADTAESEADRMDQQAKELDAQAEDLEAEAEDLEKQADEADEAAAAADRKASQLAAEGDHDGASAARSQAAAERTEAADLRADAQALRQEADEVRAQAATSRSDAADARSEAADHRSEAADLRATAADKVEEQAHSGLEEDQSGQEPPTDQEPGGATAGEDVGGEEPPSSQEPRGSSDGQDIGAGDDSGEVADGDGGVQESPSSQEPGGSSDGQDIGAGDGGAGDDSGEVADGDGGVQESPSSQDPEGAVADAGSGEPIPEGGKAGGAVEADVQPSEPVDQGEASTVEVESEDGTVEVESEGTTADATADGKGSSRLSESVLNRLNAN, translated from the coding sequence ATGGGTGGTGGCGAGGTCACCGTTGACACCGAGATGGTGCGTGCGGATGCAGGGGTGTGGGACCAGGTGGGGCAGAGCTATTCGCAGGCTGCCAGCCAGGCTGATGGCCTGTCCCTGGCGTCCGCAGACTTCAGCTTCCTCGGCGGGGGAGCACATTCGGCGTATGTGAACTTCCAGAGCACGGTCAGTGCGCTGCTGCGCGACGGCGGTACGCAGTCCACCGCTATGGCGGACGCTCTGCGCAGCACCGCGGCCGAGTACGACCAGGCTGACGAGAAGGCTGAGCAGGAGAAGAGGAAGAAGGAAGGCGAGATCGGCTGCCACCGCGGAGATGGCACTGACACCGGCGGCGGCACTGGTACCGATACTGGCGGCGGCACTGGTACCGATACTGGCGGCGGCACGGGTGGCGGTACTGGCGGTGGCACTGGTGGCGGTTCTGGCGGTGGCACGGGTGGCGGTACTGGCGGTGGCACTGGCGGCGGCACGGGCGGTGGCGGCGGCACCCCGGAGCTTGAGGACTCGGAGACCAGCATCGACGGCGAGGTCGAGGGGGGAGTCGTCGGGGGCGGCAGCGGCGGTGGTACCGGTGGCGGCACCGAGGGCGAGGACACTCGCACACCGGCTGAGCTGGAGCAGGACGCGGACAAGAGCGACGAGCAAGCCGATACTGCCGAGTCTGAAGCGGACCGGATGGACCAGCAGGCCAAGGAGCTGGACGCGCAGGCCGAGGACCTTGAGGCAGAGGCTGAAGACCTGGAGAAGCAGGCCGACGAGGCTGATGAAGCCGCAGCAGCGGCCGACCGGAAAGCGTCCCAGCTTGCGGCCGAGGGTGATCATGACGGCGCCAGTGCGGCACGGTCGCAGGCTGCAGCGGAGCGCACGGAAGCCGCCGATCTGCGCGCCGACGCCCAAGCGCTGCGCCAAGAGGCAGATGAGGTGCGCGCGCAGGCTGCCACCTCGCGCTCCGATGCTGCCGATGCACGTTCCGAAGCTGCGGACCACCGGTCCGAGGCTGCCGACCTACGGGCCACAGCTGCGGACAAGGTAGAGGAGCAGGCGCACTCCGGGCTCGAGGAGGACCAGTCCGGGCAGGAGCCGCCGACCGATCAGGAGCCCGGTGGAGCGACTGCGGGAGAGGACGTCGGAGGCGAGGAGCCGCCGTCGAGCCAAGAACCGCGTGGCTCCAGTGATGGTCAGGACATCGGTGCCGGTGACGATTCCGGTGAGGTGGCCGATGGTGACGGCGGCGTACAGGAGTCGCCGTCGAGCCAGGAACCGGGCGGCTCCAGTGATGGTCAGGACATCGGTGCCGGTGATGGTGGTGCCGGTGACGATTCCGGTGAGGTCGCCGATGGTGACGGCGGCGTGCAGGAGTCGCCGTCCAGCCAGGACCCCGAGGGTGCAGTCGCTGACGCAGGGTCGGGCGAGCCGATCCCTGAGGGCGGCAAGGCCGGCGGCGCCGTGGAGGCGGACGTGCAGCCGTCGGAACCAGTGGACCAAGGAGAGGCAAGCACCGTCGAGGTGGAGTCGGAGGATGGGACCGTCGAGGTCGAGTCCGAAGGCACCACAGCCGATGCGACTGCCGACGGGAAGGGCAGCTCGCGCCTGTCCGAGTCCGTGCTGAACCGACTGAACGCGAACTGA
- a CDS encoding lactate racemase domain-containing protein yields MVWFQDEGRWIERPAIEQACDRLLTEAKDRLGISSYRRVLLLPPDITRAHAGVGWITEYLYHRLDEAGAQVHVIPTLGQHVPHTPEDNRWMFGTIPEEQIHAHDWKDGVTHVGTVPAEFVRERTGGAVDWEMPIDLNTMLMTQDWDLIINVGHIVPHEVLGFANHNKNYFIGLGGKRTLGASHLASAVYGIENNLGNLLTPVRACFNYAEEHFLGGLPDVYLQVVMDYADDGTLAHTGVYVGDDLDTYYAAARASMAQNITAFDEPVDKIVAVMQADEFRATWVANKAVYRTRMAMADGGELVIIAPGVERFGEQPEVDALIRKYGYLSKEEVLAKYATEADMQEIPHATAHLVHGSSEGRFTITYAPGALTREDIESVGYQYLDLAEALRRYDPDVLEDGWNTLPDGERIYFISTPSAGLWSTRDRLASRAGHEQHR; encoded by the coding sequence ATGGTGTGGTTTCAGGACGAAGGGCGCTGGATCGAGCGCCCGGCGATCGAGCAGGCGTGCGACCGGTTGCTCACCGAGGCGAAGGACCGGCTCGGCATCAGCAGCTACCGCAGGGTGCTGCTGCTGCCGCCGGACATCACCCGCGCGCACGCCGGCGTCGGCTGGATCACGGAGTACCTCTACCACCGGCTGGACGAGGCCGGCGCGCAGGTGCACGTCATCCCCACGCTGGGCCAGCACGTCCCGCACACCCCCGAGGACAACCGGTGGATGTTCGGCACCATCCCCGAGGAGCAGATCCACGCTCACGACTGGAAGGACGGGGTCACCCACGTCGGCACCGTTCCGGCGGAGTTCGTGCGCGAGCGCACCGGTGGCGCGGTCGACTGGGAGATGCCGATCGACCTGAACACGATGCTGATGACGCAGGACTGGGACCTGATCATCAACGTCGGCCACATCGTCCCGCACGAGGTGCTCGGCTTCGCCAACCACAACAAGAACTACTTCATCGGGCTGGGCGGTAAGCGCACGCTCGGTGCCTCCCACCTGGCCTCGGCGGTCTACGGCATCGAGAACAACCTCGGCAACCTGCTCACCCCGGTGCGCGCCTGCTTCAACTACGCCGAGGAGCACTTCCTCGGCGGGCTGCCGGACGTCTACCTGCAGGTGGTGATGGACTACGCCGACGACGGCACCCTGGCCCACACCGGTGTGTACGTGGGTGATGACCTGGATACCTACTACGCCGCCGCCCGCGCCTCGATGGCGCAGAACATCACTGCGTTCGACGAGCCGGTGGACAAGATCGTCGCGGTGATGCAGGCCGACGAGTTCCGGGCCACCTGGGTGGCGAACAAAGCCGTCTACCGCACCCGGATGGCGATGGCCGACGGCGGTGAGCTGGTGATCATCGCTCCCGGGGTGGAGCGGTTCGGGGAGCAGCCGGAGGTCGATGCGCTGATCCGCAAGTACGGCTACCTGAGCAAGGAGGAAGTGCTCGCCAAGTACGCCACCGAGGCGGACATGCAGGAGATCCCGCACGCGACCGCCCACCTGGTGCACGGCAGCTCGGAGGGCCGGTTCACGATCACCTACGCCCCAGGGGCCCTCACCCGCGAGGACATCGAATCCGTGGGCTATCAGTACCTGGATCTGGCCGAGGCGTTGCGCCGGTACGATCCCGACGTGCTCGAGGACGGCTGGAACACCCTGCCCGACGGCGAGCGGATCTACTTCATCTCCACCCCCTCGGCCGGTCTGTGGTCCACCCGGGATCGGCTCGCCTCCCGCGCCGGCCACGAGCAGCACCGGTGA
- a CDS encoding FHA domain-containing protein codes for MLDLIGDDASGYLSAPAERSRWQDTWTMQRTRREAMALLARTYGSWTRTLCGALATAVLLGGAYLLGQGVAGLVDDGGLVAVALMVAAVLLLLAGLAGAGYVLFTGTRVVGALRAWSSARSRDGGPGLRLLFTPAVVVRLVLAVVLLAACVTLVLVRTGVLLAETEETAGGALWQWFAAAVAAGSALAALSGAVRTGLALRRRPGQTATGGWQQTPAQPAHGGPTGYAPTGQWAPQPVHDAPDPGVAGAEPGAFPDAAAGQGGGSAVVAPEEAEEEWAATRMVSDLQPAPVPLRVRLSDGQDVAADGLTLIGRSPAGRNGEQVSALLAVTDSAVSKTHLAVRMAEGRAWVTDRASTNGTLLVRDGAQQSLTPWQEASLAPGDRLLLGGMTLQVEPVDVQ; via the coding sequence ATGCTCGACTTGATCGGCGACGACGCGAGCGGCTACCTGTCCGCGCCGGCCGAACGTTCCCGGTGGCAGGACACCTGGACCATGCAGCGCACCCGCCGGGAGGCGATGGCCCTGCTCGCCCGCACCTACGGCTCCTGGACTCGCACGCTGTGTGGCGCCCTGGCCACCGCTGTGCTGCTCGGCGGTGCCTATCTCCTCGGCCAGGGGGTGGCAGGTCTGGTCGACGACGGCGGACTGGTCGCCGTGGCACTGATGGTGGCCGCGGTGCTGCTGTTGCTGGCCGGCCTGGCCGGAGCGGGGTATGTGCTCTTCACCGGCACCCGGGTGGTCGGCGCGCTGCGCGCGTGGAGCTCAGCTCGATCGCGCGACGGCGGTCCAGGCCTGCGGTTGTTGTTCACCCCCGCCGTCGTGGTCCGGCTGGTGCTCGCGGTGGTTCTGCTCGCTGCCTGCGTCACGCTGGTACTGGTCCGCACCGGCGTGCTGCTGGCCGAGACAGAGGAGACGGCAGGCGGGGCCCTGTGGCAGTGGTTCGCCGCGGCCGTGGCCGCCGGGAGCGCTCTCGCCGCTCTCAGCGGGGCGGTGCGTACGGGACTGGCGCTGCGCCGTCGGCCGGGACAGACCGCCACCGGCGGCTGGCAACAGACGCCGGCACAACCGGCCCACGGAGGTCCGACCGGGTACGCCCCGACCGGCCAGTGGGCCCCGCAGCCGGTCCACGATGCCCCGGACCCCGGCGTGGCGGGCGCAGAGCCCGGTGCCTTCCCAGACGCTGCTGCCGGGCAGGGCGGTGGTTCCGCGGTAGTAGCGCCCGAGGAGGCCGAGGAAGAGTGGGCGGCGACCCGGATGGTCAGCGATCTGCAGCCCGCGCCGGTGCCGTTGCGGGTCCGGCTGTCCGACGGGCAGGACGTGGCTGCCGACGGCCTCACCCTGATCGGCCGGTCCCCGGCCGGGCGGAACGGCGAGCAGGTGAGCGCACTGCTGGCGGTCACCGATAGCGCTGTGTCCAAGACGCATCTGGCGGTGCGGATGGCCGAGGGCAGGGCCTGGGTCACCGACCGTGCCTCGACCAACGGCACGTTGCTGGTCCGCGACGGCGCTCAGCAGTCCCTCACGCCGTGGCAGGAGGCCTCGCTCGCTCCCGGCGACCGGCTGCTCCTGGGTGGGATGACGCTGCAGGTCGAACCGGTCGACGTGCAGTGA
- the leuA gene encoding 2-isopropylmalate synthase: MTKRTPYGMPVSKYVSFHEAMPTDISTLMTDRTWPSKQITQAPRWLSTDLRDGNQSLIEPMDPARKRTMFDLLVRMGYKEIEVGFPSASQADFDFVRSIIEEDAIPEDVTISVLTQAREELIERSIRSVVGAHHATVHLYNATAPVFRDIVFRNDKEATKELATSGTQHVMDHAEKILDDDTVFGYEYSPEIFIDTELDYALEICEAVMDVWGPTEGREIILNLPATVERATPNVYADQIEWMSRNLSRREHVAVSVHPHNDRGTGVAAAELAVMAGADRIEGCLFGQGERTGNVDLVTLGMNLYTQGVDPKIDFSDIDEVRRIVEHCTQMDVHPRHPYGGDLVYTAFSGSHQDAIKKGFAVREQQVAESGGDEADVVWNVPYLPVDPRDVGRNYEAVIRVNSQSGKGGVAYLLASTRNLDLPRRLQIEFSRTVQRHTDAYGGEMSAERLWEIFADEYLPATTDNGLTPWGRFQLHATQVASAGDGSDDVLTATISDGGAEHTVQARGNGPVAAFSAALEQLGVEVSVLDYAEHALSEGGDATAAAYVECEVRDQVIWGVGMDSSITTASFKAIVSAVNRAVR; this comes from the coding sequence ATGACGAAGCGCACCCCGTACGGCATGCCGGTCTCCAAGTACGTCTCCTTCCATGAGGCGATGCCTACCGACATCTCCACGTTGATGACCGACCGCACCTGGCCGAGCAAGCAGATCACCCAAGCGCCACGGTGGCTGTCCACCGACCTGCGTGACGGCAACCAGTCACTGATCGAGCCGATGGACCCGGCGCGCAAGCGCACCATGTTCGACCTCCTGGTTCGGATGGGCTACAAGGAGATCGAGGTCGGGTTCCCGTCGGCATCCCAGGCCGACTTCGACTTCGTCCGCTCGATCATCGAAGAAGACGCGATCCCCGAGGACGTGACCATCTCGGTCCTCACCCAGGCCCGGGAGGAGCTGATCGAACGCAGCATCCGCTCCGTCGTCGGCGCCCACCACGCCACCGTGCACCTGTACAACGCGACGGCACCAGTGTTCCGGGACATCGTCTTCCGCAATGACAAGGAAGCCACCAAGGAACTGGCCACCTCCGGGACGCAGCACGTGATGGACCACGCGGAGAAGATCCTCGACGACGACACCGTGTTCGGCTACGAGTACTCCCCGGAGATCTTCATCGACACCGAGCTGGACTACGCGCTGGAGATCTGTGAGGCGGTGATGGACGTGTGGGGCCCGACGGAGGGCCGGGAGATCATCCTCAACCTGCCCGCCACCGTCGAGCGCGCCACCCCGAACGTGTATGCCGACCAGATCGAGTGGATGAGTCGCAATCTCAGCCGCCGGGAGCACGTGGCGGTCTCGGTGCACCCGCACAACGACCGAGGCACCGGAGTGGCCGCCGCGGAGCTGGCCGTGATGGCCGGTGCCGACCGGATCGAGGGCTGCCTGTTCGGCCAGGGGGAGCGCACCGGGAACGTGGACCTGGTGACGCTGGGGATGAATCTGTACACCCAGGGCGTGGACCCGAAGATCGACTTCAGCGACATCGACGAGGTCCGCCGCATCGTGGAGCACTGCACCCAGATGGATGTGCACCCGCGCCACCCCTATGGCGGAGACCTGGTCTACACCGCTTTCTCCGGGTCGCACCAGGATGCGATCAAGAAGGGTTTCGCCGTCCGGGAGCAGCAGGTGGCAGAGTCCGGTGGGGACGAGGCGGATGTGGTCTGGAACGTGCCGTATCTGCCGGTGGACCCCCGTGACGTGGGCCGCAACTATGAGGCAGTGATCCGGGTGAACTCCCAGTCCGGTAAGGGTGGGGTCGCCTATCTGTTGGCCTCCACCCGGAACCTGGACCTGCCGCGCCGGCTGCAGATCGAGTTCTCCCGTACCGTGCAGCGGCACACCGACGCCTACGGCGGCGAGATGAGCGCCGAGCGGCTGTGGGAGATCTTCGCCGACGAGTACCTGCCGGCCACCACGGACAACGGCCTCACCCCGTGGGGCCGGTTCCAGCTGCACGCCACCCAGGTGGCCTCGGCCGGGGACGGCAGCGACGACGTGCTCACCGCGACGATTTCCGACGGCGGCGCCGAGCACACGGTGCAGGCCCGGGGGAACGGACCGGTGGCAGCATTCTCGGCGGCGCTGGAGCAGTTGGGCGTGGAGGTCTCCGTGCTCGACTACGCCGAGCACGCCCTGTCCGAGGGCGGCGACGCCACTGCGGCGGCCTATGTGGAGTGCGAGGTGCGCGACCAGGTGATCTGGGGCGTCGGAATGGACTCCTCGATCACCACCGCGTCCTTCAAGGCGATCGTCTCCGCAGTGAACCGCGCGGTGCGCTGA
- a CDS encoding MFS transporter: MTSHFSRIDDAVRRSAWSVWLLAVGVYFFGMVHRASLGVAGPDAVARWDISATELGSFIMVQLGVYAAMQVPAGVAIDRFGPRRVLLVATVTMGTAQLLFAFATAYPVALLARALLGVGDAAVFIAVLRLVAGWFPRRRYALLTMATGLVGMLGNFAATVPLVLALGTLGWTRTFLITGGISVAYALLLLRPAVAAPFRTDPGPITAAAAEPEARGTLGSAWSRRENRLGFFLHQSTMTAGTVVSLIWGYPYLTEGLGYDDAAAASLLSVYVLGNLVASLVIGPLAGRKPQWRTALGLGVALTCIAGIATLVLWPGGRPPVVVIAAVFALLATGVPGSQIGFHLARDYNTPRSMSTATGVVNSGGFLASMVVAIVVGVVLDLSAGGSSATLTDYRWALASMALAGMVTTTAMVLTLLGVRARVLERMAADLPVLVPATERIWDRAWRRLTSAGG, from the coding sequence GTGACCAGCCACTTCTCCCGCATCGACGATGCGGTCCGCCGCTCCGCGTGGTCGGTCTGGCTGCTCGCCGTCGGCGTGTACTTCTTCGGAATGGTGCACCGCGCCTCCCTCGGGGTGGCCGGTCCGGACGCAGTGGCCCGGTGGGACATCTCCGCCACCGAGCTGGGCAGTTTCATCATGGTCCAGCTCGGCGTCTATGCCGCGATGCAGGTACCTGCGGGCGTGGCCATCGACCGGTTCGGACCGCGCCGCGTGCTGCTGGTCGCGACCGTGACGATGGGTACCGCTCAGCTGCTGTTCGCCTTCGCCACCGCCTACCCGGTGGCGCTGCTCGCCCGTGCCCTGCTCGGTGTGGGCGATGCTGCCGTGTTCATCGCCGTGCTCCGCCTGGTGGCCGGCTGGTTCCCGAGGCGCCGGTACGCGCTGCTGACGATGGCCACCGGGCTGGTCGGGATGCTCGGCAACTTCGCGGCGACGGTGCCGCTGGTGCTTGCGCTGGGCACGCTGGGCTGGACCCGGACGTTCCTGATCACCGGCGGTATCTCGGTGGCGTACGCACTCCTGCTGCTCCGCCCGGCCGTGGCCGCTCCCTTCCGCACCGATCCGGGCCCGATCACCGCCGCAGCGGCCGAGCCAGAGGCCCGCGGAACGCTGGGGTCGGCCTGGTCCCGGCGGGAGAACCGGCTGGGGTTCTTCCTGCATCAGAGCACGATGACCGCGGGCACGGTGGTCTCGCTGATCTGGGGCTACCCCTACCTCACCGAAGGGCTCGGCTATGACGACGCCGCGGCCGCGAGCCTGCTCTCCGTGTACGTACTGGGCAACCTGGTGGCGAGCCTGGTGATCGGTCCGCTGGCGGGGCGTAAGCCGCAGTGGCGCACCGCGCTCGGCCTCGGTGTCGCCCTGACCTGCATCGCAGGCATCGCCACCCTGGTGCTCTGGCCGGGCGGGCGACCACCGGTAGTGGTGATCGCGGCTGTGTTCGCCCTGCTCGCCACCGGAGTACCCGGCTCCCAGATCGGCTTCCACCTCGCCCGGGACTACAACACCCCCCGGAGCATGTCGACGGCGACCGGTGTGGTGAACTCGGGTGGTTTCCTGGCGTCGATGGTGGTCGCGATCGTTGTGGGGGTGGTGCTCGACCTCAGCGCCGGCGGTTCCTCCGCCACGCTGACCGACTACCGCTGGGCGCTGGCCTCGATGGCCCTGGCCGGGATGGTGACCACCACCGCCATGGTGCTCACGCTGCTCGGGGTCCGTGCCCGGGTGCTGGAGCGGATGGCCGCCGACCTGCCGGTGCTGGTGCCGGCCACCGAGCGCATCTGGGACCGGGCCTGGCGGCGGCTCACTTCAGCTGGGGGCTGA
- the recO gene encoding DNA repair protein RecO codes for MKLYRDEAIVLRTHKLGEADRIVTLLTRRYGQVRAVAKGVRRTSSKFGARLEPFSVIDVQLYAGRNLDVITQVETLAPHGRPLGGDYSRYTTATAMVETAGRLTEIPGEPATQQYLLLSGALAALAEQRHPGTLILDSYLLRALAIGGWAPSFSECARCSAPGPHRAFSPPLGGAVCGDCRPPGSAAPAPETFILLGALLAGDWAVAEDSEPRHRSEASGLVAVFTQWHLERQLRSLRLVERA; via the coding sequence GTGAAGCTCTACCGGGACGAGGCGATCGTGCTGCGCACCCACAAGCTGGGTGAGGCGGACCGGATCGTGACTCTGCTGACCCGCCGGTACGGGCAGGTGCGGGCAGTGGCCAAGGGGGTGCGTCGCACCAGCTCCAAGTTCGGCGCTCGGCTGGAACCGTTCAGCGTGATCGACGTGCAGCTGTACGCTGGCCGCAACCTGGACGTGATCACCCAGGTGGAGACACTCGCCCCGCACGGACGGCCGCTGGGTGGCGACTACTCCCGATACACCACGGCGACGGCGATGGTGGAGACCGCTGGCCGGCTGACCGAGATCCCCGGCGAGCCGGCCACCCAGCAGTACCTGCTGCTCTCCGGGGCGCTGGCTGCCCTGGCCGAGCAGCGCCACCCGGGCACGCTCATCCTGGACTCCTACCTGTTGCGCGCGCTGGCGATCGGCGGCTGGGCGCCGTCGTTCTCCGAGTGTGCCCGGTGCAGCGCCCCGGGGCCGCACCGGGCGTTCTCACCGCCGCTGGGCGGCGCAGTCTGTGGCGACTGCCGCCCGCCGGGCTCTGCCGCACCCGCCCCGGAGACGTTCATCCTCCTCGGTGCCCTGCTAGCCGGGGACTGGGCGGTGGCCGAGGACAGCGAGCCCCGGCACCGCAGCGAGGCCTCCGGGCTGGTGGCGGTGTTCACCCAGTGGCACCTGGAGCGCCAGCTCCGGTCGCTGCGGCTGGTGGAACGGGCATGA
- a CDS encoding isoprenyl transferase produces the protein MSAAHPRSEPIPPPAHPSGARPPDIPRELVPRHVAIVMDGNGRWANARGLTRNQGHAAGEAVLLDVVAGAIELGISHISAYAFSTENWKRSPAEVRFLMGFNRDVLRRRRDEMNDWGVRVRWAGRRPKLWRSVINELEEAERLTAANSTCTLTMCVNYGGRAEITDAVRAIGREVAAGRLNPEKITERTIAQHLDEPDMPDVDLFLRTSGEQRTSNFLIWQSAYAEMVFLDKHWPDCDRRDLWAAAQTYARRDRRYGGAQDRPTAG, from the coding sequence GTGAGCGCGGCACACCCGCGCAGCGAGCCGATTCCACCGCCAGCGCATCCCTCCGGTGCCCGGCCACCGGACATTCCGCGGGAGCTGGTGCCCCGGCACGTGGCGATCGTGATGGACGGCAATGGCCGGTGGGCGAATGCCCGGGGCCTGACCCGCAACCAGGGGCACGCCGCCGGGGAGGCGGTGCTGCTGGACGTGGTGGCGGGCGCGATCGAGCTGGGCATCAGCCACATCAGTGCGTATGCGTTCTCCACCGAGAACTGGAAGCGCTCACCGGCAGAGGTGCGCTTCCTGATGGGCTTCAACCGGGATGTCCTGCGCCGCCGGCGGGACGAGATGAACGACTGGGGGGTACGGGTCCGGTGGGCGGGCCGCCGCCCGAAGCTGTGGCGCTCGGTGATCAACGAGCTGGAGGAGGCCGAGCGGCTCACTGCGGCCAACTCCACCTGCACCCTGACCATGTGCGTCAACTACGGCGGACGTGCCGAGATCACCGACGCGGTCCGGGCGATCGGGCGCGAGGTGGCCGCCGGGCGGCTGAACCCGGAGAAGATCACCGAGCGCACCATCGCCCAGCACCTGGACGAACCGGATATGCCGGATGTGGATCTGTTCCTGCGCACCTCCGGCGAGCAGCGCACGTCGAACTTCCTCATCTGGCAGTCCGCCTACGCCGAGATGGTGTTCCTGGACAAGCACTGGCCGGACTGCGACCGCCGCGACCTCTGGGCGGCCGCGCAGACGTACGCCCGTCGGGACCGCCGGTACGGCGGAGCACAGGACCGGCCCACTGCGGGCTAA